AAGTtctatttttcgttcattgtcaggcaaaaattttttctatctGATTTGCTTCTGACGAATTAGTGTAAGAATTCACGCTGGAGCAACTGATTGATATTTCACGAATTAATGACAGAAGGTAGTGTTTTTGGCCCCGgtttttatgaaattcattttaatatgtttttttttaggaCAATCGGCCCGAAAAGGTGGAAATCCTAGTCTGCTTGTCagaaatatcaaaataataaGGAATTCTTTTTACTATAAATATATGAAAGAATTTTAGGCAAAGAAAAACGAATGTGCTGGCTGGGGGCTGGGCTAACTTccgatattttcatttttcggaAAACTAACGGCAGAACGTAGCACAtacctagcacaattcagaaCAAAAAAACATCGAGAATCGATGACAAAAAGAAGTATAAAGCTGcgttcacaatcaattcgcaggccaaagtgcacttcggcacggaagtttagcagatggcgttctctgtTTCCATTCATAATGAGATTCAAGATTAGCATGGAATTGCAAATTGGCAAAATTTTTTGCAagctgcaaactatcacttcggcaaggaatttcgtgtcggctatggatgatgctgattcttatgttttgatcagttacaggtttaattcatttgagtatttcgTCCGAagtttattgcgaatggtaaaatTCGTGCCCactttcgtgccgaagtgcaattcggcccgcgaattgattatGAATGCAGTTTAAGTCTAAAACATTAACTGACAGCCGCTACATTCAGTAAAATAATACATAACCTATAAAATCACAATGAACTGTGTTGTGCGCATGCGTATTGGATTCATGAATCGGATGATATCCCAACCATtggctttgttttggttcgcactttaggcggttccgaatcggttcaaagtagtggagcagcaatggTATGGGAAGTTACACGCATGCTACGTGCGAGCTTACGCTGAATgaataaatgtgcgactgttttgaaccgttctggaaccatcccaaaagcgaaccaaaacagtCCTATTTCTAACTTCATCGAAATATATCTAGGTATATCCAGGGTATATCCCGATATATCCATGCTGTATCCACAAGGTTGTTCAAGTATATTCACTTGTGATTACCCTCTAGAGTGGACTTTTCTGCCCAGTCAAGAGAGCTCTTTGCTTTGCAGCGTTCCAGCTTATACTTTGaatcaaattggaaaattggtGAAATTAAGGCTTATGTCATAGACGTAAAGTATAACAACTAAGAGTAGATGTCATAAAACGAGTTCGGTAATACCATCCGAGAGCGGATGGTTTTTTTAGTCACGTGACCACAGATCGGATTTAGATTTATCTGGAATGATAAAGAGGGTAGATAGGTTCCgcgctatatgtttatttgttaTTTGTGTCCCCAAACGATATCTTCCATAATTCTCACTCCTTCAAAACCACCACGTCAAAATTAGACTAAAATCGCTTTTCTCCGTCTAAATACCCCGAGCGAAATTTTCATCCGATCGTTCAGATTTTCTTTGCCAAACGGTCAAGATGTGTAACGCCTCAATCTGGATGTCATAAATAAACGACCGATCGAGGGCAATCTGAGCGGTCTGTGGTAATTGCCGAAAGGGGTTACAATAGGTCAGCAACAACGGAGGAAAAATGTCATAGAATGGAGATGCAACAATATACAATATGAATAAAAAAGAATATCAGGTTGAATGCCTGGGTAGTAGCATCAAATTTTGTGCTCTTCTGCACAATGAAGACTTAGCTATTTCTTACGACGATCATTTTTATCCTAAAGAATCTGTTTACCGATAACTTCTGTAATCGTTTCAGTCGTTCTATTCGGATGTTTGTTTTCGTTCGGAACATCAATAGGACCATCCGCGCTGACATACTATCCTCAATTCGATCTGAGTCTGATGTGACTCACATCTGACATCTCGAGGCAGATCGTCAGCAACTTGTTGAGTCCCCCCATAATGATGAGACATTTTTATCGACTACTAAACGTTGTCCGCGTACAACTCGCTGGTTATATCGGGTTTGGGACGAGTGTCGGTGGTCGGGCCCTAGGTAATTCTTTTTTCGTGGATGGAACTGGAGGACGTTGCCCCCTCTAGCGGAAACGGCGAACGTTTGTCGTCTGTTCTGCGAGGACGACTTGAACGTGactcatttcgatttttttagcACAGGCATAATTATTATCTCTAAGTAAGGGCATTCGTTAAGTTTCCAATACAAAacgtcaactgtcaaaattCAATGACCTACTACTAagaagaatttttctttgaagcTCCTTATTGGAGGAAAAAGGAGAAAAAGGAGTTACCAATTTGGTGGTATCGAAGAGTGTATTTCTTTCGTCCATGTAGATATATTTCGATCGagtgaaatatttcatgtaCATTGTTTACgtaatgaaaataatgatgGCGATCGTTAGATGAGCGGTAAGTGTAGTTTTTCGCTCAGCTGAGCCTAAAAACAAGCGGAAACGGAAGAGAATCGTATGTCACCTATGAAGGTCTTTGCCTGCCAGAGTGCCCGAAAAAATCGTTCTGTTGGTAATGACAAGGTCGTCACGCTAATCTTGCTGTCATCCTCATGATAGAGGTTATCTCTCATTTTGAAGCTGCTGGATTGACGAACTTTCTCAaccattttcagaaaaaatataatactcTGCGATATGATATTGTATGTATTACGTTTTCAAACGATGCAAAATGGCTGCAGGACTATCATCGATTTTATTCGACTTTCTATGGCGATTTCGCCTCATGATATCAACCTGACGTCATTATacagatgtctaaaacactggtgtttGCACTTGTTATTTTtcgcaagcatcaacattttaCCAAATAGGGCATATGGGATTAGTTTCGTTGCGGCGCAACCATGACATTTAGTTGTTTCTATCCTTGTTTTGCCGAaaaagtccaatgatactctctcgttttatttttgcTGCTTTCCAGTGAGGTGCGCGAAACCCTGGAGCTTCATGCCCTCGCTTAATTAAACTGTCAAATTAAACTAATCGAAGATTATAAAGTTAACTGTAtaatctccgaaactaatatgACAAGTCCCGTGCTCCACTTCTGTCAGTGCATGAAGCCGCTGAAATTGTGGTGGTGCATCAAGGGAGAGGAGAAGGAAGCTGTATTCGAGTTCGAACAAGAACCGTTCTAGAACTGTCAGGAGTTTGCGCAGAATGGTCTTGTTCGGTTTTTTGTTGGACTGTTCTAGGACTAACTTCTTCGCGTTCGGGTTTCGCCAGAATCATCCTGGGACGATTCTAGAACTATCCTAGGTACTAAATTGACCTGAGAACTTATCATGGTGATGAAAAGTTCCTTGCAGAATTTGCTGAAAATATCGTACCAAATTTGTTGATTCCTGAAATTTTACTAGatagaaaaataattaataatatataaaaataatgaataaggtTACGTTGGGAAGACAGTACCATTATATCCAAACAAACAAGATTTCAATAAGATAATTTCAACAAAAGTTTTTCcacaaaagaatttcaacaAGATATTCTGTCCGAATTCGAATACAGCTGAAAACCCCGGCTTGACGCGTACTGGAACGGTTTAAAATGtttaaatcaaagattatagagtctcAACATGGTGTCTATACTGTGCAGTATAGAGACATGGTCTATACCATTAACTGGAAAGGTCTTTTTGTTGTGCTTTGATATCGATCATAGATAAGAGTAACTTGTAATCTCGATCGATCAAGGAtctcaaaatatgaactggatCATTTTTTCAGCTGCTAATAAATATTTCTGATTTACACTtcaatctgcagatatttcaacgaTATCGAATTAGAACCTACCTATTCTTCGTtaagataaaaaataaaaattaaagataATTTCTGTTGACAAATAATTGTATTCACGAGAAGGTTAATTCAACGTGATTtcaatggtcgcattcagcggacgaaacagttgcgcaactgttaccaaacgctagcgtaaacgttcggtgacatatgcgctacattctcaacacgttctggagcggacgccacttttgggagcggatttgatttgtgctaggtagcggtagcggaaaggagcgaaagttggacttgaactgagtaggtagttgttattcagtgtggaagatgcacgagcttgagtttgttgaggaaaatgaaatgaaaattgatggaaggtaatagagaaggatgttaaataagttataggaaatatactagagcaacaaagtaattcgtcagaattctaagttatgtttttcacaaaaaaaaactgacttaaccagaacaaggttaacgaaacttaaaaaatccgtttgtttacgtctttcctacagacttctcaactcttcagctgatagtgacagctcgttggactaccttatcctatctcggcttgccagcgaacgttcaacatgttcccgaccgctaccgctaccgatgggtagcagaagcgttttgcgctccgtccgctgaatgcgaccattaaAACACTGTTGATTGCGGAAATATCCAATATTTTTAGTTGAACGAAACGGGAGTTCACACACTACACTCGTGAAGAATATTCGTAGAATTTAGGATTTATTTTGTTCCTTAATATATGCTCATAATTCACAtaacgtatttccaatacagtgcCTTGAATCAAATATTGCAGAAGTTGCTAATACTGTTAGCTGTATCCTTCCCGACCGTTCGTCTTAGATTTGAtttgcctcaatttccaacaacaaagggtgATAGTTGAAGAACACGAAATTCTgaagctgtagttcttgattatcCACACAGAAAACTGAACGGCATGTTAGAGAAAAGAAAGTCCCGCATTTTATCCCGAAAACAATACATTTTCATTGCTTATAAAATCGACACATTGGTAAGTCATAGGAtcgtattcaaattttcaaatatccattGACAATAATGTGTCAATCTCTTAAAAGTGCTTACTGtggtgggaaaaacgaaactgatcgtATATCCCAAAAAAACGTAAGTGATTAGTTTGATTTGACATGTGGCGACGTCTctttttttatatgaaattaATAATTGCGTGAAATCCAAAATATTGATTGTGATCCTTGAGCTCCGATCAATAGGAAAGATTTTGAGAATTTACCATTACTGCGGAACGGAAATTTCATAACGAATTCATCATGCCAAGGTTCGCGCCTGAATTGAAGAGCTGAGGCGTACATTCATAAAAAACGCGAACCCTAACATGCTGCATTTGTTATGGAACTCCTCTTCCCCTGTGATACAAACTTGTCGGTACAAACCTGTCGTCATTATATTCTTGTATGTATTTTATATTCAATGTAGAAATGTACAAATATATTTGCTAGcaatgtatatacagggtgtctgggtgtcccaaaactagtcaCCACGATAGAttagaccaaatactatcgaatgacaccaaccttgacaattttcgaattatttttttaaatcacagggccagtttgtgattaAGGGCAGCGATTTTAGTTATTGTATTATCACCTCTTATTACAATTATTCTAAGAAGTCAATCGAAGAACTCAGTTaatgtaaattaaaactttttttttacataattttcatttctcagaataaaccccctctaattaatatgggcgaaaaacgctatccttaatcacaaattggccctgtgattgaaaaaaatatttcaaaaatcatcaattttaggtaaggtttttttggaaacggtacattttcgctgaaccaATGTTGGTCTCATTCGATactatttggtctactctatatgacgtttgattcactagttttgggacaccctgtataatacatTTTACCTTGGGTACTTTGTAGACGGTTATCTGGCGTGAATTGTTTAAAAGTCCCCTTCTTCCGTTCGGCCAGTGAACCACACCCACGGACGCTACAATAATTCACCATTTgcttaaaaaatggaaaatttgctAGATAATCATACCTATAATCTGTCACCACTGGTGGAAAATTCAGTCAACTTTAACCAATTTGGTTAAAGGAATTTATTTCCGACTAGCGACACTAGCGCatatattggaaaaattaattGTCTACTGGTACATGATTTAggaggacaaaaaatctgtggtctgcaagcagcgatcgttctccttaaTTTTTGGGTTGGCAACGACAAGGATTTGTGTTTGACTCAACTTCGCTTGGTGCTTCTTTCTGGCGTCAAAGAATTTTGCTGAAGTTCGCGGTCAGTTATCTTTCACGAGGTTCTAACGGTTTTGATAAATAACCGACATGAGGATCCAGCTATTGAAGCTCGAACATTCTAAACGATAGGGAAATAGGATTTGAACACGCAGTTCGGATAAGAAAACTTCTTGATCAACTGTGATCTCCGTTTATAACGAGCGTTCGATACTTCAAGTAGGCTGTGAAATTTTGAAGGATGATATTCTGTGCTCGAAATAAACTGTCAGGTTaacgttttgtttttttttataaatccgCTCAGCACCATGCTCAGGCACAGTACGtgaatcttcaaaattccaGAGTCTACTTGATTCTTTACCCccattaagctagcagaacaacttttgaaatttgaattttttttgcggCCATAATTGTGagctaatttattaccccaattaaaaaatttttattctccaATTTCTGGAGAAATAGAGAGTTCTGCTAGCGTaacgttaagctagcagaacccagAAGCTAATAGAAAATTTAGCAGAAATCTgacaatatcataattttagGATCTCATTTGAACCTACTGCGGATTCCCCTTGAATGAGTTAAAAAAAGGGATTTGCTAGCTTGACGGTAAAGCTAGCAAAACAAACCGCGAATACAATATTCATCCAGAATCTGGTCACACCATGTtttcaggctaatttattaccctagtgagagtatttttgctctccaattattggaggtTCCGATAACCCAACCCGTCGTTAGCCGGAAAAAAACCGATAATggattgtttatccagaatctgatcacaTCATATTTTCAGGCTAACCTTTAGTTTAGATTATTttccaattgaaaaattttttgtcctTCGATTTAATCTTGGTAGCATAACTTTGATCTTGAAGATCTCGCAATTTCTCCCACAATTGGAGGACAAACATTTTTTTACTTGGGTAGTAAATTAGCTTAAGGTTAGCCTGAAagtatgatataatcagattctggattaACAATCGATTATCAGTTTTGTCCGGCTAGAGACGGGTTGGGTTACCATAGCtcttcaatttctccaataattggagagcaaaagatttttcactagggtaataaattagtcTAAAATTAACCTGAAAGTATggtgtgatcagattctggataaatattgtattagcGGTTTGCTAGCTTTACCGTCAAGTTATCAGAACCTCATTCAAGGAAAATCCGCAGTAGTTTCGAAAGTCTAAAATGAGCccaaaattattatattgacgGATTTCACCTAAATGTTCTATTAACTCTTGGGTTCTGCTAGATTAACGTTAAGTTAGCATAATCCCCAATATATCCAAAAATTGGAgggcaaaattttttttactggggtAATAAATTATCCTAAAATTATGGCCGCATAAAAAATCTAAATTTCAAAAGTAGTTCTGCTAGCTAAATGGTGGTAGGTTCTTTTTCTGTTTACATGTCGTATCACTTTCAACATCTATTATTGTAAAGTATTTCATTCCTACGAAATTCCTAAGACGATATGTTTGTTTTTCAGACCGTGAACAGCTGTTACCTCTCCACTAGTTGACGAGGATCTTCGAACGATTGCGAAATACATAAACAAACATAAGAATCTGTTTCGATGACTATCTAATCTCAAGACAATAAGGATCTCTGCTCATCATGTTCCCTTTCAGGAAGGGAATCACACCGTTCTCAATTATGTAGTTTTTAAGGAAAGCTCAAACACAACAAGGAAAAGATTCATATATTTCTGTAGTCTGTAACAACAAGAACGTCGAGTGAGAGATGGCTAACGTCAGGAACAATTCAGAATCTCATCAAAGAGGGGATGGTTCTACCAGAAGATCCATAGGTTTTTACAGGTGAGGTTACTTCTTAATTGCAGGAATTGCGTGGATATCTAACAAGCTTACAGAAAAATTGTCTAGGTCAAGGCCTAGGTCATCGGTTTCAGACACAGAACGTCAAACTTCAATATTTTTAATAGCCCACTTGACGAATTTCACACCCCATTATGTCTATCCACTTTTGAAGTTCGGGAAAGTTCTTATACCGCATCTACATAGCAATTTTTTTCAGCTTTTTGCTCACATGTCTGGTTCTCCTCCTGGCCGTTGGCGTCTCTTCCAACGACAACGGCGACCACTTCATCAGGAAGCTGAACAAGATCGGAGAGAGTCTGGACAAGGCTCTCAGCAGCGCAATGGACCTGAAGGAACCGAATTACACCAAAATCGACATAAACGTTACGTACGCCAGCATCTCCCGGTACAACCCGAGAGGTCTGGGAGAGCTTTACAACATCACCAAGATCTTCATGGGTACCATTCTGAGGGAGGCGCTTCCGAGAAGTGAGTAAATGTGGTTCGGTGGAAAGGACGAAGACTAGAAATAAACGTCCACAGTGCCGCATCACacgcaacgcacggatcgcatCAAACGAATTTTAGTGTGCCTTATATAGCAAATCATTTAAGTGCGTCGATTGATACGCATCGAAAATGCCGACAGCATTGCTCATGCAACATTTTCGATATTCTAATGCTCTCCATGCGTTGCGTACGGTGCAgaactgtggacgcttaccttgAGGCTGGGCCCTAACAAATCCCGAGAAATTTActacgttatttttttttaatataacttAATTTTGATGGCTGGAAAACTACGTTTGTAGATCAAAAAatagtattgaaaaaaatattaatgcATATGAAAGACAGTCGACTTATCAGCCAGTCGACCATTAACCTCATCATTATCATCGCACACACGCATTATGTGCAGCAATTGTTGACTGGCCGCCTAGTGGTACCTTTCTTATGCATAGTGCTTCTAATTTTACCTGGATTATTTTTGAAACATGTATGTATTTTTTGATTAACCGAATAAGTCAAATCTTGCTTCTAGATGTCTTCTCCATTCAAAACAACAGTCTACGTGTTAACTTGGAAGACAAGGTGCTCGATCTGATAGTTCAGTACTCCATCGTGATACTCATATGCCTTGTGGTGGTGCTACTAGGTGCTATAATGCCAGTATGCGGCTTGTTCTTCTGCTGCTGTAGGTGCTGCGGTAGATGCGGCGCCAGATCAAGGCCTTACGACAAAAAACATGATCTCTGCAGGAGGATATATCTGGCGACCTTGCTCATCATCTGCGGAACTCTGTTATTGTAAGCCAGTGAATTATCCGTACTTTCGGCGGCTCTGTATCGTGATTTCTTCAGGTTTGGAGTGGTATGCGCATTCGTGACCAACGCTCGATTACAAGACGGGATCGAGAATCTTCCGCAGGACATACGCACATCTGTTCGAGACACCGATAAGTTCCTGAACAAGACCAATAGTCAGATTGATATTCTGCTGAAGAAAAACTTCCAGGAGTTCTCGAGGAGCATCAAAGAGAGTCTAGATGGTAAGTGTTAAAATATGAGTTCTTCTTCTCATGAGGAAGGCGCAATTGGAGGCTCGAATGACGCGATCTTTCGCTTCGGTGGGAATCCAAGATCAAAACTGATGGGAACCCTACCGCAAATCGGTATATCCACCGGTTTTCGATTAATTCTACCGAATTTTGTCACTGAATTCATTTAGAGAAAAATAATAGAGTTCTAACGCTCATATTTCTTTCTACAGAATGTTCCGATATAGTCTTCAACGAATTGGAACAGATCTCAAACGCCACCTCAATGGATGACATAAAGAACATAGCCGATCAGTTTCCGCACATCAGAAACGATTACGAACTACTCAAGAATTCCACCGACGAGTTGAGGATTTACGCGTCGCAACTGAATGATGGTGGGTAAAtcgaaaaaatgaaagaatcaaTGAATACTGATCATAATTGAATTCCAGCCGTAAGGAGGATAAAGAGGGATCTGTTGGCCTTGCTCAAAGACTGCGTGGGGAAGTTGGAGCAGTGCAACACCCTCAATAACGACATCGCGAAGTTGCAGACCAACGTGGACTTCGACAAAGTGAGGTTTTTTCGAAGTTATTTCATACGCgttgtttattcaaatttttctggTATTTCGGCGTCATTTCGCGTATAGAAGAGTGCTTTAGGGAACGGTTCAGTTCTCCAATGACGCACCGACACCGCCACTTTAACTGAAGAGTTCTTCTGGTGTAATTTTCAATTGTAACCTTATAATATTGGCTTATCCAGTGTTTTTCTTATTTGTTATCAAGTTTAGTCATttgcattcaattttcaattcctcTTTTCACTTTATTAATTTCACACGTGTTTTTCCATGCAGTACGTAGACAGATATTTCCCGAGGGTAAGTTCCTAACAGCGTTTTGCGTCATAGATCACATAATATGTTAACAtcgtttcattcaaaattttcctTTCCAGCTTCCGGATATAAACGCTCAAATCAGGGAATTGGACGAAATTGTCGACAACACCAATTGGGAAGAAATTTCCAGGGGCAAGGAAAAGCTGGAGAAAATACAGAGGGACATCAGAAAGGCCGTCAAGAATAACACGGACATAGCTTATGGAAAAATAGAGGAAGCTGGTGAGTttaatagcgttttctattggtgaaACTAGTGCTGCTGGATCACAGAAAATCAAATATGAATTATGATATGTCGGAATTATTGCTCTGTTTTCATAGTATTCTCTCAATGGGCAGCAGTTTTACTAGCGAGATTTACTATTACAGCGAATTTCTTTGAAACGATTTTAGATTAACAGCCCATTTCCACCTTCTATGGTGAAAGAATATCAACGCGTCGCAGTTCACAGGCCGCTTTTTCGGCCATCCTGTACCGGCTGAGTCTGTCAAATATGTTGTTTATCATTTAATCGCGTCGGATCATCGAATAATGAATTCTGTATCGCAATATAAAGTGATGGCTTTCATTTCCAGGTAGGATGATTGCGAAGAACGCAGACAAGATAACGTCGACAGTGAACAAGTTGCGCAGGGAGTTGCACGAGATCGACCGCGGCCGAAACGGCCAAGACTCTGTGTTGGACGTTGCTCAAATGTACATCGACCAGTTCGACCCTTACAGGCAGTACGTCAGCCTATCCATATGCTTCATACTTCTCGCAGTCACCCTTTTCGTGTCTCTGGGCCTCATCTGTGGCATCTGTGGTAAGAGGCCAGGAGGTTACGGCGACGATTGTTGCAACAAGGGAAGCGGCAGCCAGTTCTTGTTGTGGTGAGTAGGCGCACTGAGATTTGGGATTAATTTAAGCAATATACACAGTGATGATGCGGTTGATGCTTCATTTCGAATGCGTCGAATATTTTTCGCAGTGATTCGAAAGGGCTTCGAGCGAGCAGAAGTGTGTCGCGTCTTGTAATTCTCATGTGTGCGTCGATGTCATGAGCAAGGGATTAGATCCTACTAAAACCTTCTCCTGGCCAACTTTTAACGATGGTTTCTCAATGTTCTTCCAGCGGCGTGGTGTTCATGTTCTTCTTCACCTGCGTCATCGCAGCTGCCACCTTGATCTACCTCCTGGTGGGCACCGTCACCCAGGAGGCCGCCTGCAAATCCTTCAGGAATCCAGCGTCCAGCGAGCTGTTCAGGCTGATCGACCAGGTCGACCTGAAGGACCACGGCCTCAACGGCAAAGTCAGCCGCATCATCGAACGCTGTCATCGCAACCAGACCCTCTATAGGGCGTTCGACCTGAAGAGGACCTTCGACGTCGGACAGATCAAGAAGTATATCAGTGATTTCGACATCGAGAACGCGCTGAACGAACTGAACAGGACCACGTCCAGCATCGATTTTCACGACGTCGTGCTACTTAGGCCGAAGCAGCTAAACACGCTGAGGGAGATCGCTGAATCGGAATTTGCCAATGTCGATTTCAACAAGTTCCTGGACGAGGTAAGACAGGTTTATTTGTCATGGCGAGTTCATGCAGCTTTTGTTACGACTAAGAACTAAGACTTCGTGATGAAGTTACACCCTTCCGGAAGTAGTTTGACTGGCGGAGCGCAAGCCCCTGGGAAGACGAGAACGGAGTGGAGAATGAATCCTATTTCAATTGGTGGATTTAATGATTGGGCAAAAGTGACTTTCATGCTCCCTATTTCGAGATACTGAATGAATTTGTGAACTCGGATTTAACCTTCAATAAGCTAAAACCTTAGAGAACCTTGTCTTCGACCAGAAACCAAATGGCGCACACGCCATCTGTCAATTAGGCTTAGTTCATAGGAAGGCTGCGTAAACCTCCAATAAGTCCCTGATTTGTACGTTTTAAACGTTCCGATTTCGATTTCGACTTTTCCAATCGCTCAACAGCTCAGTGCCAACTTCACCAACGTCGATTTGAAAATTATCACCGAAGAATTGGAGGCTGCTAAGAGGAGGGTGCACGACATTGCTCAGACGGATCCCAGTGCTGTTAATCTAGAGAGGGGCCTCGACAGCGTCATGGTGCAGTTGAATTTCTACGAGAGGAACGTGGTCAAACCCATGCAAGCCACTGCCGATCGAGTCAGGGTAAGTGACGCAACAGTCTAGCGTGGATACGCTATATAACGCTAAATCTTCCAACAGGTGACGGCTAGTAGTTTGGATACCAAACTTCGCTTGGGTCACAGCAGTTTCAAAGAGGGCATGACTGACCTAATTACGAAAGTACAGCAAGCCCAGAATTCTCTTAAATACGAAGGCCCGAAGATGATCAGACAGGTGGGTTAGATCTGGCAACGTGATCCCAGAATTTTCGAATAACGTATCATTTCAGGCCGCCGCTGACTTTGCTCAGAAGATCCTCGATCAGGTGGAGAAATATATGGACCGCGTCATAAACAAGACGGAGAATGAAGTGGGTCAGTGTGGACCTCTGAGTAACGTCTACAACGCCACGTTGACCACTGTTTGCGACAAGATTGCCCTACAAATGGTGAGTGCCTGTTTTTctataactgaaaatttccatttctcTGCAAAGTAGCGTACACACATATCTTTTTTAAACACTCTTCGGGAAGTTATATATATTTCGACTATGACTTGCACTCACACCCATACACACAAACACATACAGGCACACGCACACCATACACACACCCACACTATACACACACTCACAGACACATTCGATACATGTTTCAAGATG
This genomic stretch from Coccinella septempunctata chromosome 7, icCocSept1.1, whole genome shotgun sequence harbors:
- the LOC123317414 gene encoding prominin-like protein isoform X2 — translated: MANVRNNSESHQRGDGSTRRSIGFYSFLLTCLVLLLAVGVSSNDNGDHFIRKLNKIGESLDKALSSAMDLKEPNYTKIDINVTYASISRYNPRGLGELYNITKIFMGTILREALPRNVFSIQNNSLRVNLEDKVLDLIVQYSIVILICLVVVLLGAIMPVCGLFFCCCRCCGRCGARSRPYDKKHDLCRRIYLATLLIICGTLLLFGVVCAFVTNARLQDGIENLPQDIRTSVRDTDKFLNKTNSQIDILLKKNFQEFSRSIKESLDECSDIVFNELEQISNATSMDDIKNIADQFPHIRNDYELLKNSTDELRIYASQLNDAVRRIKRDLLALLKDCVGKLEQCNTLNNDIAKLQTNVDFDKLPDINAQIRELDEIVDNTNWEEISRGKEKLEKIQRDIRKAVKNNTDIAYGKIEEAGRMIAKNADKITSTVNKLRRELHEIDRGRNGQDSVLDVAQMYIDQFDPYRQYVSLSICFILLAVTLFVSLGLICGICGKRPGGYGDDCCNKGSGSQFLLCGVVFMFFFTCVIAAATLIYLLVGTVTQEAACKSFRNPASSELFRLIDQVDLKDHGLNGKVSRIIERCHRNQTLYRAFDLKRTFDVGQIKKYISDFDIENALNELNRTTSSIDFHDVVLLRPKQLNTLREIAESEFANVDFNKFLDELSANFTNVDLKIITEELEAAKRRVHDIAQTDPSAVNLERGLDSVMVQLNFYERNVVKPMQATADRVRVTASSLDTKLRLGHSSFKEGMTDLITKVQQAQNSLKYEGPKMIRQAAADFAQKILDQVEKYMDRVINKTENEVGQCGPLSNVYNATLTTVCDKIALQMNGFWFTLLCSMLVFLPTIVISVKLAILYQKQVPFSDYYIETEYLYAANDNIPLNSGRGGKDKRKKKTKRREDRTQLTQRTGNPELVPRDVVATPSGDARNWEEFPAGGPPQYQRAPTEYERPPPYYYPGTTTEQP
- the LOC123317414 gene encoding prominin-like protein isoform X1 yields the protein MANVRNNSESHQRGDGSTRRSIGFYSFLLTCLVLLLAVGVSSNDNGDHFIRKLNKIGESLDKALSSAMDLKEPNYTKIDINVTYASISRYNPRGLGELYNITKIFMGTILREALPRNVFSIQNNSLRVNLEDKVLDLIVQYSIVILICLVVVLLGAIMPVCGLFFCCCRCCGRCGARSRPYDKKHDLCRRIYLATLLIICGTLLLFGVVCAFVTNARLQDGIENLPQDIRTSVRDTDKFLNKTNSQIDILLKKNFQEFSRSIKESLDECSDIVFNELEQISNATSMDDIKNIADQFPHIRNDYELLKNSTDELRIYASQLNDAVRRIKRDLLALLKDCVGKLEQCNTLNNDIAKLQTNVDFDKLPDINAQIRELDEIVDNTNWEEISRGKEKLEKIQRDIRKAVKNNTDIAYGKIEEAGRMIAKNADKITSTVNKLRRELHEIDRGRNGQDSVLDVAQMYIDQFDPYRQYVSLSICFILLAVTLFVSLGLICGICGKRPGGYGDDCCNKGSGSQFLLCGVVFMFFFTCVIAAATLIYLLVGTVTQEAACKSFRNPASSELFRLIDQVDLKDHGLNGKVSRIIERCHRNQTLYRAFDLKRTFDVGQIKKYISDFDIENALNELNRTTSSIDFHDVVLLRPKQLNTLREIAESEFANVDFNKFLDELSANFTNVDLKIITEELEAAKRRVHDIAQTDPSAVNLERGLDSVMVQLNFYERNVVKPMQATADRVRVTASSLDTKLRLGHSSFKEGMTDLITKVQQAQNSLKYEGPKMIRQAAADFAQKILDQVEKYMDRVINKTENEVGQCGPLSNVYNATLTTVCDKIALQMNGFWFTLLCSMLVFLPTIVISVKLAILYQKQVPFSDYYIETEYLYAANDNIPLNSGRGGKDKRKKKTKRREDRTQLTQRTGNPELVPRDVVATPSGDARNWEEFPAGGPPQYQRAPTEYERPPPYYYPGTTTCPPSAPSALE